TGCCCGGTGCACCGTTCAATTATCTAGCGCCTGATGAGGGGGCGCGCTGCATAGGCTAGGTGTTTTCCTCGACGAAGATACTGCCGTGACCTTACCTACCGACCCCGATGCGTCTGACGACGATGCGTTGCAGTCCATGCGTATTCAGCTGACGCAGCGGATCGACAGCAGCCCCCAGCCCAGCCTCTTGATCAATCGGCTCACGGCTGCCGACCTGCGTTGTGCCGACGCGGCCCACCATCGGTTGCGCCTGATTTCCAAGGCGCCCAGGATCCTGCGGGTGATCCGTGCCGAGTTACGCAAGGCTTTCGAGTTGGACCCGGACAGCGTGCTCTTTACCGAACCCAAGCCGCCGGCAGTCGCGCGCAAAGTCGACACCTTGACCGACCGCGCATTGCAGCTGCTGGTGCTGCCGTCGTTGCCGATCAATCTCAATCATTTTACGGCCGTCAGCCTCAAGGGCGACCCCGTGCGACGCTTGCCTTTCACGCCGCTGGAGGCATTGCGACGGGTGATTGCGCTCAATCTGTTCGGGCGGCTGGCCCAGGCGCGCAGGGACTATTGGCAGGCACTGGTGCCGTGCTCCTGGCTGAAACGCACTGAGCGCTGGGTGCAATTGCACGCACAGCTGTTCGCCGACCAGGCCTTTGTGGCGCGGCAATTGGATGAGCTGTCGACTGCAGGCTTGGAAATGGTCCAGGCCCTGGTGGACGCTCCGACGGCGCAGGCCCGCCAGCACGCCGGGGCGCAATGGGCCAGCCTGCAGGTGTGCAAGTTGTTCTGGCCGGGGGTGGGGCCGCGATTGATGGCGATCCCCGGCGCCCTGCATCTTTATCGTGAGGGTGAGCCGCCAGGTGCGCCTCATGTGATCTACCTGCCGGGTGTGCAGCGTAATTACTACGAGTACCCGTCCTTCGACCAGTTGCAATGTGGATTGGCGGGGCTGATCAATGGCACCTTGTTCGACAACCTGTGGCAGTGCCTGCCGCTGCGCCGCCGGCATGAGGTGTGCCGGCCCGAGGTCGGGACTGCCAGCGCCAACCTTGCGGTGGGGCGTAGTTGCGCCCTGCAGGGCGATGCTTTGGAGAGCAGTGCACTGGCAGTGTTGGAGGGGCAATGGGACAACGAGCTGGCCTGCGCGGTGTCGATCAATCTTGCGCAGGTCTATTCCGACAGGCGCCAGCCTGCTGTGGAGAACCCTACACGTTTTCTGACTTACATCGAACGCGCCAGGCACCACTGGGCAGGCAAGGCGCGCCTGGGGAGCATTCGCCATGAAGTGCAGGAATGGGATCAGCAGCGGCGGCACAAGCACATTATGTTTGCCAGTTGCGCACCGGAGTTGCCCGTGCAAACGGCGCTGCAACAGGTCAAGCGCTATGAAAAAGGCCTGATGACGCTGCTGGACTCGCAGGACCCCGGTGCAGATACCCAAGGCTGGCAGGATTTCATTACCCTTGAGGAGCGGTTCAAGGAGCAGACAAACACCTTGCGCAGGCTGCTGCAGGGCGCGCCACTCACACTGTTCGAGACGGCGTTCTGGAAGGCGCGCCCCACAGGTGAGCGTAATCGCCTGGTTATGCTCGTCCACAGCTGGGCCGAGCTGCTGCGCAGCGAAACCCAGTTGCAGCATCTACTCAAGCTGATCTCGACAGCCCATCGGGACCTACTGGTCGAGGTGCTGGACACGCCCCTGGCGAGTAAACGCGGGGGCAGTGAAACCTGCGTTCTGTCGGTGCTGGTGGGGGGCGAAGGCATTGCCATGCATCCTTTGCACAGCCTGTTTGCGATCACCCGCACCGCCGCGCTGGGCGAGCCGGAACGGCGCGTGCCGGTGGTGCTGTGTGCGTTCGGACGGGAGGGCGGGGTGCTCGAGTTTGCCAGGCTTGGGGCGTTATCCCGTGGCATCCAGGCCAGCCTCGGCGCCCGCGATGGCTCGGTACTGTGGCGCTATGTCGAGCGCGAACACCGCGCAACGGTCGCGGAACAGGTGGCCGGCCGAACCCTGGCGCTGCGGTATGAACCCATTGAGGGCAACCCGCTGGCGTTGGCATTCAAGCGGCTACTCAAGGGGTACCTGGTCCAGCAGAAGCGGCTTGACGGCAGTGCGCACGTTTTCAGTGAAACCCATGACACCCCATTGAGCCGACTGCTTCTGGCGGTGGAATTGGATGAACACCTGAATGCGCCCGCCAACGCCGCTCGGGCTCAGGCACGGGCGCATGTCGAACTGGTGCGCAAAGCCGCGAGCGCAAAACACCGACTGCCGAGCTGGCTGGCCGATGCCAGCGTGACCCAGCGTAACCGCTTCAGGCACTTGCAGCGCCACTACCTGGGCAGCGCGTTTGCCTTTGAAGAGCTCCTCACGCAACGCTTGCCTGACCTGCATGCCTACGCCCGCCATGTGCTGGTTGCCCGGTTGCGCGAAGACGGCCTGCAACTGGACATCGACACACCCTTCATCGAATTGCCGGACCACGTCGATGGGCGGTTCTGTGCCTGGGAAAGCACGTGTGTGGTGGGCGAGCGTGGCGAAGTCCTCAGCCCCAGTGCGGCGCGTACATGCTTGAGCCTGCTGCAACTGGCGTTGCAGAACCTGGACCCGCAGATGATGCCCACCTGGTGGCGTTTCAGGTACGCCCGTTACCTGATCCCGGCCTGGCAGCCGCAGCTGACGCCACATTACTTGATCACCATGGTGTCCTCGCTGGATATCGGCGGACGCTACGAGGCATTGATCGACGGCGTTTTTTACCCGCCCGCGAGCGCTGACGACGCCCGTGTCCCGCAACTGTTGCGGCGCGCTTTGCAGGCGGGTGCCGAGGCTGATCTGTATTCGGCGGTTCAACAAGGGCTCTCGGCAGATGGGAAACGTCTATTCAGTTTGGCAATGGCAGGGTTGCATGGGCTGGCTCAGCAAGTGCAACTGCTGGTGGTGCATCTGGTGGGCCACACGCTGCAGCATGACCGTTATATCGCCGGCGTCCTGGTGATTCACGACCTGCGGTCCCAGCACTGCGTGGTCTACTGGCCCACCGCTTCGGGGGCCGCCAACCTTAGTGAATACGCCAGCCTGCAACTGGCACGGGAGCATGTGAACCGCAGTTGGGCGCTACCCGGCACGGTCAAGGCACTGGCCCGGCACGTCGCGCCGGGGTGGGCGTTCGAAGCCATCACCCATCACCCAGGTGACGCGCGCAGGGATCAGCGCTTCGAGGCGTTTTCATTGCTCCCCGGCTCGGCATTGGTGCAGGGGGCCTGGCACGGCGTTGAGTTCGTGCGTTCATTTGCGGTCAAGCACTTGATACCCACAGCGCTGGTCGACAGCATTGAACAGCAGATCCATGAGCAGGTTGCCCATGACGCGCTGAACTGGTTGGCCCTGGTGCCCACTTCCCACGACGATGCCATGGCCCTGTTGTATCGGGCGCGGGTGCTCGATCTGCAGCATCAGGCGCAGGCCGGCAGTAACTCTGGCAGGACCCTGGAGAAGTACCGTGAACAACGCCTGGGCGAGCAGAGTGATACCCGCCTGCGCGCCATTCTGGCGATGTTCGTGCCGTTTTTCGGCTTGGGTAATCAGGTGTATGAATTGCTGCTCGCCGCCCGGCGTTATCACCGCTATGGCGACCCTCGCGATGCGGTGAACGTGGCCTTTGGGGTGATATTTCTGGCGGTGGACCTTTTGCTGAGTTTTGCGCCTGGCCCCAAACTCAAGGCGGGAACGTTACCGCGCCCCAGGACGGATTTGATGGTGAGGGGTTTGAATCGCATTCATCATTCAACCGTTGCGCAGGTTGGCCGGTTTTCTCTGCTGTCCCCGTCGCCATCGCCGGCTGCGCGGCTCACACCTCTGCAGCGGTTCAAGGTTCAGGGGTTGCCTCGCGACGCCGTGGCGTTGAGGGGGCCGGGCGAAAGAGGGGTCTACGTGAAGAACGGCGAGCGCTTCATTGTGGATGATACCCACCACTACCCGGTTTACCGGCGAGGCGACGAACGCTTTTTGCGCTTGAAGAACAAAGAGGCGCCGGGTACGGATGAGTTGATCCTGACGATCCATGAGCCTACGGACTGGCAGTTAGGCGCGGATGCGCCGGTGGCCGGCCCGAGCTCGCGGGCAGTCCGGCCGCAGCCGGTGCCTTTGCAGCCAGCGGGCTGGCAGCCCTCCGTCGAGCGTGCGGCGACGTACAGGCGGATTCAGCAGTCATCGGTACAGGGCAATAACTGGTTCAGTTGGCGCACTCGGGTTCCTGAAAACCAGCCGTTTGGCCCCGGAGCTTCCGGGATATGCCATGTTCATCTGGACCCGCCGGGGTTTCCCTACGATGTCATCTACGTGGGTGGCACGTATGACACCCCGGCGCAATCTGCGGCGGGCTACTACCGGTTGCTTCACCAGGGCGACCACGCGCCGTTGGGCGACATCGCGTTTATCGCCCCGGACCGGCCGCTGGTATCAAAAGCTCAGGTGGATATTGGGCGTTGGACAACCACCGACCTTCATGAACAACCGATTCCGACCTCTCGTACTACAGCAGGTGCTTGGCAGCTCCATGCTCCGCTGTTCGAGGGGCCGTTGGAGCCGCTGGTGGGACGGGCTTTCCCTGGCATGACGCGAAAGAGCCGCGAGTTTGCAGTCGCACGATTAATTGAATTGTCCGACTCTGCCCGCTCGGTAACCGCCAGCCATCTGCTGAATCTGCGTGCGACCCTGGACCGATGGCTGACCCCTGATCCGGTCAGGCTTGGCCAGACCGATGACTTGCTGGCGATGCTTCGGCCCAGCGACAGGGGCCTGAATACCCTCTACATCGGTTTTGAAGGCAAGGCACCCGGCTTCACGCGTGTCGACTTCAGCCCGCCCGTTGCATTGGACCCCAGACTGCGATCTGGTGGTGTACGGGTTTCGGCAGAGAGAAACACCGCGCAGCGTGTGGCGATCCGGACGGTGCTGGAACAGCAGGGCTTCAATGTCGAGGAATTGAGCATGCGACGTGGCAGGAAATCCACGCGGGAATGGGTGGTGACCCACCCCCGTTCGAACAGGCTGTACTACATGGTCTATCAGTGGATCGGGCGCGGGACCGTCCAGTTGAAAACGCGACTCACGGATAACTGGCTGAATACAGTCGCCCATGCAGGTAGTGCTTCGGCCTTATCCGCACGCGTCAGAAGTGCTATGGAGGAACAGCGCCTGGTACCGATCGCCGCCGGTATTCAATGGCCCACCCACGGCAATGTCCCACCCAGCGTTTACTTTGCCAGGGTCAACCGACTCTAGCCTTGAGCAGCGAGACCGCGCCGGCGCAGCCGAACAGGGCGGCGCTGATGCGGTTGAACCAGCTTTGCCCGCTGCCGCTGCGCAGGTACCGCGCCGCACCATGGGCCCCAAGGCCATAGGCCAGCTTGCACAGCAGGTCGAGCACGGTCCAGGTCGCGATCATGATCAGCAACTGCGGTAAAAATGCCTGTTCGGCACTTAGAAACTGCGGCAGGAAGGCGGCGAAAAACAGGATGTCTTTCGGGTTGCTGGCGCCCAGCACAAAGGCCCGGCCAAACAGCGCACGAAAGCGTGGCGTGCTGGTCACCTGCGGCACGTCGGCGCCGTGGGCCGGTTGCAGCGACTGTTGCCAGCTTTGCCAGGCGAGGTAGAACAGGTACAGCGCGCCGACGATCTTCAGTGCACTGAACAGTTGCTCCGAAGCGAGCAGCAATGCGCCCAGGCCCAGGGCCGACGCACTCAACAGGCAGATCGAGGCGATCACCCCACCGAGAAACGCCGGGTACGAGCGGCGCAGGCCGTAGTTCAGGCTGTTGCTGATCATCAGCAACGACAGCGGCCCCGGGATCAGGATCACCACCAGCGCAGCGCCGCTGAACAGCAGCCAGGTTTCCAGACTCATTGCTTGCTCCTTTTTTTATAGAAAGACGAACTTGGCGATAAAGATCGCGCACAACACCCACAGGCTCACGGAAATCTCGCGGTACTTGCCGGTGCCGGCCTTGAGCGCCACGTAAGTGATAAAGCCCAGGGCGATACCGTCGGCGACCGAGAAGGTCAGCGGCATCATGATCGCGGTGACGATCGCCGGGATGCTGTCGGTCGCTTCATCCCAATTGATGTGAGCCATGCTCGCCATCATCAGCATCGCCACGTAAATCAGCGCACCCGCCGTGGCATAGGCCGGGATCATGCCGGCCAGCGGTGCAAAAAACATCGCCGCCACAAACAGCACGCCCACGGTCACCGCCGTCAGCCCGGTACGGCCACCGGCAGCCACACCGGCGGCGCTTTCTACGTAGCTGGTCACTGGCGGCACACCGACCATGGCGCCGAACACACTGGAGGCGCTGTCCGCCTTCAGGGCGCGGGACAGGTTATCGATCTTGCCGTCGGCATTCACCAGCCCGGCGCGTTGTGCAACGCCCATCAGTGTACCGGCAGTATCAAACATGTGCACAAACAGAAAGGCAAATACCACGCTGATCATGCTGACATTGAATACACCCTTGATGTCCATCGCCATCCAGGTCGGTGCCAGGCTTGGTGGGGTCGAAAGGATGCCGTTGTAGTGCACCAGGTCCAGGCTCCAGCCGGCCAGCGTCACGGCGATGATGCTGATCAGGATTGCGCCGAACACCCGGTGGTAGCTGAGGATCGCGATCAACAGGAAGCACACCGCCGCCAGCAGCGGCGCGGGCTCATGCAGCGAACCGAGCTTGATCAGGGTGGCCGGGCTGTCGACGATGATGCCGGCGGTTTTCAGGCCGATCACCCCCAGAAACAAACCGACACCGGCGCCCATGGCATGGCGCAGGCTCACCGGAATGCTGTTGAGCAGCCATTCACGCACCCGTGAGAGCGTGAGGCCCATGAACAGCACCCCGGAAATAAACACCGCACCCAGCGCGGTCTCCCAGTGGTAGCCCATGGTGCCGACCACGGTGTAGGTAAAAAATGCGTTGAGGCCCATGCCTGGCGCGAGTCCTACCGGCCAGTTGGCGTAGAGGCCCATCAACAGGCAACCCAGCGCGGCGGCGATGCAGGTGGCGACAAACGCCGCGCCGTGATCGATGCCGGCGTCGGCCATGATGTTCGGGTTGACGAAGATGATGTAAGCCATGGTGATAAAGGTGGTGAGGCCGGCGATCAGCTCGGTCTTCACTGTGGTGCCATGCAGGCGCAGTTTGAACAGGCGTTCCAGCCAGCCGTTCTGTGAGGGGGCAAGGTCGAGCGTTGGGGCTTCGGATTTGCGGCTTTCCACAGCGAGTACTCCTCAAGAGTTTTATTGTTATTTCCAGCGCCGGACACAGGTGTGGGCAGCGGCGCTTTGAGGTACTGGCGGGTTTTTGTTGACCAATAGGTCAGGAACTCGCACGAAGCGAATTATGCTTTTGTATACAAATAAAGCAAATAATGTTTTCGATTGTTTGGATGGAAGGGGATGAAAGGTTAACTCGGTGGTGAGCAATTTTGTATGGACGCGCTTTTGTGGCGAGCGGGCTTGCCCGCGTTGGGTCGTGTAGCGACCCTAAAAAATGGGCCTGCTGCGCAGTCCAACGCGGGCAAGCCCGCTCGCCACAGCAAGCCCGCTCGCCACAGCAAGCCCGCTCGCCACAACAAGCCTGCTTGCACGACCAGCCTATCCACTACGAGGGTCAAGGCTGGCCGGCAAGTGCTTGATTGACCGCCAGCCATCCTGTCACTGCTTGTTCTCCGGCGTCGCTGAAGGCGCGCTGCAACAGCTTCACCTGTTCGCGCCTTAGCGACTGCTCGAAGCGCAGCCCCTCTTCGGTCAGTTCCAGCAGGCGTTTGCGCTTGTCGGCCTCGGACGCAACGCTGTTCACCAGGTGCATTTCCTGCAATTGGCGCAGCGGCATGTTCAGCGCCTGCTTGCTCACACCGAGCAATTCCAGCAGTTCCTTCACGCTCAAGGCCGGGTAGCGCGCAATAAAAAACACGATGCGCTGATGCACCCGGCTCAGGCCGCGGCGTTCGAGCATTTCGTCGGCCTTGGCCGTAAATGCCTGGTACCCGAAGAAGAACGCTTCCATGGCTTGTTGCTGGCTGCTTTGGTTTTTAAGGTCAAGCATGTTGACGTATCCATTCAAGCTGTCGTAATTTCGGTCAAGCAGTTTGACGTATTTCCCACAGGCTTCGCTACCGGTGACCTTATGGCCTTCTCTGAACGTGTTACGCGCCTCAAAAGCTCCTTGATCCGTGAAATCCTCGCGGCGGCTCAGCGCCCGGAAGTGATGTCGTTCGCCGGTGGCCTGCCCGCCGAAGCCATGTTGCCGGCGTTGAATTGGGACGACATGCCGTTAAACATCGGCCAATACGGCATGAGCGAAGGTGAACCGCAGTTGCGTGAATTGCTTGCCGCCGAGGCGCGAGCCTTGGGAGTGCCCTGCCAGGCCAGCCAGGTGCTGGTGGTCAGCGGGTCCCAGCAAACCCTGGACCTGGCGGCCAAACTGTATATCGACAAGGGCACGAAAATCCTGCTGGAAGGCCCGACCTACCTCGCCGCATTGCAGATTTTCCAACTGTTCGGCGCCGACTGCCTCACCGTGCAACTGGAGGCTGATGGCCCTGACCTGGCCAGCCTGCGCGCCAACCTCGAACGCCATCGT
The genomic region above belongs to Pseudomonas poae and contains:
- a CDS encoding LysE family translocator is translated as MSLETWLLFSGAALVVILIPGPLSLLMISNSLNYGLRRSYPAFLGGVIASICLLSASALGLGALLLASEQLFSALKIVGALYLFYLAWQSWQQSLQPAHGADVPQVTSTPRFRALFGRAFVLGASNPKDILFFAAFLPQFLSAEQAFLPQLLIMIATWTVLDLLCKLAYGLGAHGAARYLRSGSGQSWFNRISAALFGCAGAVSLLKARVG
- a CDS encoding NCS2 family permease, encoding MESRKSEAPTLDLAPSQNGWLERLFKLRLHGTTVKTELIAGLTTFITMAYIIFVNPNIMADAGIDHGAAFVATCIAAALGCLLMGLYANWPVGLAPGMGLNAFFTYTVVGTMGYHWETALGAVFISGVLFMGLTLSRVREWLLNSIPVSLRHAMGAGVGLFLGVIGLKTAGIIVDSPATLIKLGSLHEPAPLLAAVCFLLIAILSYHRVFGAILISIIAVTLAGWSLDLVHYNGILSTPPSLAPTWMAMDIKGVFNVSMISVVFAFLFVHMFDTAGTLMGVAQRAGLVNADGKIDNLSRALKADSASSVFGAMVGVPPVTSYVESAAGVAAGGRTGLTAVTVGVLFVAAMFFAPLAGMIPAYATAGALIYVAMLMMASMAHINWDEATDSIPAIVTAIMMPLTFSVADGIALGFITYVALKAGTGKYREISVSLWVLCAIFIAKFVFL
- a CDS encoding MarR family transcriptional regulator, yielding MLDLKNQSSQQQAMEAFFFGYQAFTAKADEMLERRGLSRVHQRIVFFIARYPALSVKELLELLGVSKQALNMPLRQLQEMHLVNSVASEADKRKRLLELTEEGLRFEQSLRREQVKLLQRAFSDAGEQAVTGWLAVNQALAGQP